From the genome of Mucilaginibacter paludis DSM 18603:
CGCCTCTCGTTTGAAACTTTCAAAATCGAAATTGTTGTTTTTGTTCATTCTACTATGTCTAAGTTAAAAATTCTATCCAAATTTTTAACTGACACAGTTCATTTTACAGTCTCTCTTTCAATCGTTTTTAACAAACAATTTTTTTCTATCAGACCTTTGATAGCTTCCCAGCCAACTATTGTATTTCCGATCTCGGCCCAATCTTTCTTTGAAAAAACAAGCAATTTACAATCGGTAACAGCCTGTATATACTCAGAAGCTACCACTTGTGCCTCAAACTTTTGCTGGTCCGAAACAAAGTGATTCTCTTCACTAAATGAATAAGTGATCTCTTCGCCTTTGTTGTTGTAATAGCAGAAACGGATTACCCCTTCCAGTAGAAATCCAACCTGCCGGGGGATCTTTCCGGCTTCTGAAAAATATTCATCTTTATGAAGTTCCAGCGT
Proteins encoded in this window:
- a CDS encoding Crp/Fnr family transcriptional regulator; this encodes MEEFINYILKFGNLNKQQTDFLISKAKTLELHKDEYFSEAGKIPRQVGFLLEGVIRFCYYNNKGEEITYSFSEENHFVSDQQKFEAQVVASEYIQAVTDCKLLVFSKKDWAEIGNTIVGWEAIKGLIEKNCLLKTIERETVK